ACAGAGGCTTCCCTGGAAATCATTTCCAACGATGGCGAGGAAGCCTTCGAGCTCTGGGGAGAGTGATGAAGTTGCTTATTGACAAATCCTCAGTGGGATCAACGAAAGCCAGTCGGAGAAGCGGATTCTCTTTTGTTGAAATCCTAATTGCATTGGCGATTCTTATAATCTCTGTTGTTTCATTGTTAAACTTTCTCACGATTGCTCTTCGTGTTGACCACACCTCAAGTGCAGTCACAGAGGATCTACTATATAAGTCAGGAAGCTTGGAAGCAAGAGCAAGTTCTCAAAGCAGGTCAGCTACTGTAACAGTTGGTGAAGTCGAGATTTCTGGAAATCTTTATGAGATCGAATACGGACGGGTCAAGAGGTTAATTGAGTTCGAGAGGTCTGAGTGATGAGTGAGAACACGGAAAGGCGAAGTGGTTTATCTCTGATAGAGATGGTTATGTCGATCGCGATTATTGCTGTTGTGCTTTTTATTTCTCTTACCGTGTACAACATTTGGTGGAAGTCATACAATCAGACTTCAGAAAAGTCTGTTATTGAAAGACAAATGACCTCGGCAATGGAGATCATCGTCAAAGAACTTAGGTTGGCTAAAGATGTGGCTCTTGATTACGACGAAAATGATGAAGAAATGACTGTTTTTCGTCTTCAGGACAAGAGAATTGAATATAGGAAGGACGACAAAGTTAACTATCTGACTGATCAGGTCGTTGATAACCTTACTTTCGATTTCAAAGACACGGACGAGACAGTACTCGAAGTTACGATCGAAAACACAAGCAAGAGTATTGTTCTTACATCAAGAGTGAAGCTCATGAACAAAGAACCGAGTTCGGGATCATCTATGGAGTCTGTTGTAAGCTTCAAGAAGTCCGAGAAGTTGTTTTCTGAATAATAGGAATAGCTTTAGTAGCTATTAATAGCCTGATTATTTGAGAACTGCAGATAAATAACTGATGTGAACTTAAGAAATTTGAATCTGAGGGATTTCGAAGAGATTGTATCATTCGGTAACTTTTGATTCCCATTATTTCTTAAGTCGTTCTGCCGTGACAGATTCTCCGAGAACGCTGACAATCCATAATTCGTTTCTTTGCTTGCGGTATTTATGTCCAGACCTGGTGAAATAAATTTGCATGAGAGAAGAAAGGCCCCGGCGTCACCGGGGCTTTTTGTTTCAGCAAGTTGTGGTGACTCTCTAGTTCAAATAAGCTTCGAAGCCGTTTTCCATCAAGTCCGAGTATGTCGGAACGTCGGTGTAGATGAGTTCCGTTCCCATGAACATGTTGTAGCCGTTAATCAGCGCTTCGACGGTCGCCAGGTGCAGACCGACCCGGTGCTTGAGAGGGTACTTCTCATCGTAGAGCACATCGGCGTTTT
The sequence above is a segment of the Mesotoga infera genome. Coding sequences within it:
- a CDS encoding prepilin-type N-terminal cleavage/methylation domain-containing protein, encoding MSENTERRSGLSLIEMVMSIAIIAVVLFISLTVYNIWWKSYNQTSEKSVIERQMTSAMEIIVKELRLAKDVALDYDENDEEMTVFRLQDKRIEYRKDDKVNYLTDQVVDNLTFDFKDTDETVLEVTIENTSKSIVLTSRVKLMNKEPSSGSSMESVVSFKKSEKLFSE